One window of Leifsonia sp. AK011 genomic DNA carries:
- a CDS encoding ABC transporter substrate-binding protein: MSFTLHRRLTAPIAVLAISGLALSACSTGDTGGGTVGEADGVVTVYGTISDTEAELLNESWADWEAENDIDIQYEASKEFEAQIGVRAQGGNAPDIAIFPQPGLLADLATRGYIQPAPEGVAANVAEGWSEDWAAYGTVDDVLYGAPLMASVKGFIWYSPSQFKEWGVEVPTTWDEMLALTKTIQEKTGTQPWCAGFGSDAATGWPGTDWVEDLVLRQSGPEVYDQWVSHEIPFTDPAIADAFDSVGEILLDPTYVNASFGDVKTINTTPFGDPARSLGAGTCALHHQASFYEGFITDPTNGNATVGPDADIWAFIMPGETAGAPAVTGGGEIVAAFSNDEDTIKVQEYLSSAEWANSRVALGGVISANKGLDPSNASSPILEEAIAILQDPNTTFRFDASDLMPGVVGAGSFWTGMVDWINGKPTADVLSTIEASWPAE, encoded by the coding sequence ATGAGTTTCACCCTGCACCGCCGTCTCACAGCACCGATTGCCGTCCTGGCCATTTCCGGCCTCGCCCTTTCGGCTTGCTCCACGGGCGACACCGGTGGCGGTACCGTCGGCGAGGCCGATGGTGTTGTCACCGTCTACGGCACCATCAGCGACACCGAGGCAGAGCTCCTCAACGAGTCGTGGGCCGACTGGGAGGCCGAGAACGACATCGACATCCAGTACGAGGCATCCAAGGAGTTCGAGGCCCAGATCGGCGTTCGCGCCCAGGGTGGCAACGCCCCCGACATCGCGATCTTCCCGCAGCCGGGCCTTCTCGCGGATCTCGCCACTCGCGGCTACATCCAGCCGGCACCGGAGGGTGTCGCTGCGAACGTCGCCGAGGGCTGGAGCGAGGACTGGGCCGCGTACGGCACCGTCGACGACGTGCTGTACGGCGCTCCCCTGATGGCGTCCGTCAAGGGCTTCATCTGGTACTCGCCGTCGCAGTTCAAGGAGTGGGGCGTCGAAGTTCCCACGACATGGGATGAGATGCTCGCCCTGACCAAGACCATCCAGGAGAAGACGGGCACGCAGCCCTGGTGTGCGGGCTTCGGCTCCGACGCAGCAACCGGATGGCCCGGAACAGACTGGGTCGAGGACCTCGTCCTCCGCCAGTCCGGCCCCGAGGTCTACGACCAGTGGGTCAGCCACGAGATCCCGTTCACCGACCCGGCCATCGCAGACGCCTTCGACTCCGTCGGTGAGATCCTGCTCGACCCGACCTACGTGAACGCGAGCTTCGGTGACGTCAAGACGATCAACACGACGCCGTTCGGCGACCCGGCCCGTTCGCTCGGTGCTGGAACGTGTGCCCTCCACCACCAGGCGTCGTTCTACGAGGGATTCATCACCGACCCGACGAACGGCAATGCCACTGTCGGGCCGGATGCTGACATCTGGGCCTTCATCATGCCCGGTGAGACCGCAGGTGCACCCGCAGTGACCGGTGGTGGCGAGATCGTCGCAGCCTTCTCGAACGACGAGGACACCATCAAGGTTCAGGAGTACCTCTCGAGCGCGGAGTGGGCCAACAGCCGCGTCGCTCTCGGTGGTGTGATCAGCGCCAACAAGGGTCTCGACCCGAGCAACGCCTCGAGCCCGATCCTCGAAGAGGCCATCGCCATCCTGCAGGACCCGAACACGACCTTCCGCTTCGACGCATCTGACCTGATGCCCGGAGTCGTGGGCGCGGGTTCGTTCTGGACCGGAATGGTGGACTGGATCAACGGCAAGCCGACCGCCGACGTGCTCTCGACCATCGAGGCATCCTGGCCGGCTGAATAA